A window of Bacillota bacterium genomic DNA:
GAGGGAGGGAGGGGGCGCAGGGGGCGGGGGCCAGCAACCGCCGTTCGTGAACCAGGTGGCGGAAGGCCGCGGGGTATCGGAGGCGTTGCGCATCGTCGCAGAGCACTCCCCGCGGGTTCTGCACCTGGGCCACCTGCAGGTGGTCCTGGTTTCCGAGGAGCTGGCCCGGGCGGGACTGGGTCCCCTTCTGGACTACCTCACCTCAGAACGCGAAGCCCGCCGGGTCGTCCAGCTAGCAGTGTCTTCGTGCCCCCCCCGCGATGTCCTGGAGGTGCGTACGCAGCTGGAGAACCTCCCCGGGATTTCGGTGGCGGAAGAATTGCGGCATCTTCCCGAAACGGTGGGATTGCCCGAGAGTCCCATCGTCCGCTTCCTGAATGCCATCCAGGACGAGGGCGTGGAGCCCGTTCTGCCCGTGGTGCACCGGGTGGACGCCGGCGGCAAGATCCTGGAACGGCTGCCGGGAGCCGGTGAAGAGGCCGGACAGGAGGCCGGCCCGGGTGGTGCTGCCCGGGGGCGGGGTGCAGGGCGGACAGGATCACGGGAGGGTGGCCAGTCGGGAGGGGGAGGACGCGAGGCGGGGGGAGAGTCACCGGTTACCGTGCGGGTGGCGGGCGTGGCAATTTTCAAGGATGACCGCATGGTGGGCACCCTGAACGACCTGGAGGCACGCGGCCTGGCCTGGCTCATGGGTAAGGTGGAGCGCGGGATCCT
This region includes:
- a CDS encoding Ger(x)C family spore germination protein; its protein translation is REGGGAGGGGQQPPFVNQVAEGRGVSEALRIVAEHSPRVLHLGHLQVVLVSEELARAGLGPLLDYLTSEREARRVVQLAVSSCPPRDVLEVRTQLENLPGISVAEELRHLPETVGLPESPIVRFLNAIQDEGVEPVLPVVHRVDAGGKILERLPGAGEEAGQEAGPGGAARGRGAGRTGSREGGQSGGGGREAGGESPVTVRVAGVAIFKDDRMVGTLNDLEARGLAWLMGKVERGILVVPAPLAGPGPAILHVNRVQARVEPRLAGAPSVRVRVKVRAGVLEMLSPTYDLTPQDMDRLEQAAARTLADEIMATMRRVQKEFRSDVYGFGWAFYRRYPRVWRQDLGPRWDQVFPDLPVDLEVKVHIVTTFFSWRSPLGPSR